The following coding sequences lie in one Scatophagus argus isolate fScaArg1 chromosome 9, fScaArg1.pri, whole genome shotgun sequence genomic window:
- the LOC124064641 gene encoding LOW QUALITY PROTEIN: C-type lectin-like (The sequence of the model RefSeq protein was modified relative to this genomic sequence to represent the inferred CDS: inserted 1 base in 1 codon), whose product MKDTLGIRGHAFICVLFGLLAFQTSSQAADGTEDEVSFLKLKLNLLLNSYRNMCNVYSRLAPNCSAPVFTCTECPNKWLHVGDQCFFLSTDRHSWSDSVEHCEKMGGHLAILTTREQHDAVEKEGRRIAGLYTNYWIGLNDIENEGHWKWVDNSTLQISYWDVLKSEPDNNLSGGKXGRGLCSGGQLHSELVRCSLFLHVSQRLPEGRHAAPMSPSTPLQDHHSVSYESY is encoded by the exons ATGAAAG ACACCCTGGGAATCAGAGGCCATGCCTTCATCTGTGTTCTCTTCGGCCTGTTGGCTTTCCAAACCTCCTCTCAGGCTGCAGACGGTACAGAGGACGAGGTGTCCTTTCTAAAGTTGAAACTAAACCTTTTGCTGAATAGCTACAGAAACATGTGTAACGTCTACTCCCGCTTGGCACCCAACTGCTCAGCACCAG TATTCACTTGCACTGAGTGTCCCAACAAGTGGCTGCATGTAGGGGACCAGTGCTTCTTCCTCAGCACTGACAGGCATAGCTGGTCCGATAGTGTAGAACATTGTGAAAAGATGGGAGGCCATCTTGCCATCTTGACCACCAGAGAACAGCAT GACGCCGTGGAAAAAGAAGGCAGAAGAATCGCAGGGTTATACACAAACTACTGGATCGGACTGAATGACATCGAGAATGAAGGACACTGGAAATGGGTGGACAACTCAACACTTCAAATCTC ATATTGGGACGTATTGAAATCAGAGCCAGACAACAACCTGTCTggtggga gagggagaggactGTGCAGTGGTGGACAGCTACACTCAGAGCTGGTACGATGTTCCCTGTTCCTTCACGTATCCCAGCGTCTGCCAGAAGGCCGCCACGCCGCTCCCATGAGCCCCAGCACACCACTACAGGACCACCACTCAGTTAGTTATGAAAGCTACTGA